The Hyperolius riggenbachi isolate aHypRig1 chromosome 3, aHypRig1.pri, whole genome shotgun sequence genome window below encodes:
- the LOC137561292 gene encoding proto-oncogene Mas-like: MDPENITAQLSTEDAMYWNNHTMLFKPVFNMIISPIIMIVSIIGLTGNSLVVWYLCFKIKRNTSTIYILNLAMADAGFLLSVFILTVLEMVFGLMPQNHFEDVHFIGTIHALHLSCIFGYTTSLCLLTAISIERCLSVLYPMWYHCKRPPHLSSVICTFIWITSCVISVLELAFCYNVTYNRKGLVEESSKECKVVFIIICCFSFVIFIPFMIVSSLILLIKVGARFQQRQYKKLYVVITVTVVVFLAFGMPMRILILAWYKHHIMPPFPMMDIFSVFCSLNSTINPFVYYLVGRQGSHGGEVTLLTILQAVFRDEGTSCKREQRKTIAENETAI; encoded by the coding sequence ATGGATCCAGAAAACATCACAGCTCAGCTTTCTACAGAAGATGCGATGTATTGGAATAACCATACCATGCTGTTTAAGCCAGTATTCAATATGATCatctcgcccataattatgatcgTGTCAATAATAGGTCTGACTGGCAATAGCTTAGTGGTGTGGTACCTCTGTTTTAAAATAAAGAGGAATACTTCCACTATCTATATCTTAAACCTGGCCATGGCTGATGCTGGTTTCCTGCTTTCCGTATTTATATTAACTGTTCTTGAAATGGTTTTCGGCCTTATGCCACAGAATCACTTTGAAGATGTCCACTTTATCGGTACTATACACGCCCTTCATCTATCTTGTATATTTGGTTACACCACCAGCTTGTGCCTTCTTACAGCTATAAGTATCGAAAGGTGCCTGTCTGTCCTTTATCCAATGTGGTATCACTGCAAGAGACCACCTCATCTGTCTTCGGTCATATGCACCTTCATATGGATTACTTCGTGTGTCATAAGTGTGCTGGAGCTAGCGTTTTGTTACAATGTTACATACAACCGCAAGGGCCTGGTGGAAGAATCCAGCAAGGAGTGTAAAGTtgtctttattattatttgttgctTTAGCTTTGTGATATTCATTCCATTTATGATTGTGTCAAGCCTAATTCTGCTGATTAAAGTAGGGGCACGATTTCAGCAAAGACAGTATAAGAAGTTATATGTGGTCATCACAGTGACCGTTGTGGTTTTTCTTGCATTTGGAATGCCAATGAGAATTTTAATACTGGCTTGGTACAAACACCATATCATGCCACCGTTTCCCATGATGGATATATTTTCGGTGTTCTGTTCTCTCAATAGTACCATAAATCCTTTTGTCTATTACCTTGTCGGTCGCCAAGGGAGCCACGGGGGAGAAGTTACTCTACTGACCATTCTTCAGGCTGTATTTCGAGATGAAGGAACATCGTGCAAGAGGGAGCAAAGAAAAACAATAGCTGAAAATGAGACTGCGATATGA